Proteins from a single region of Flavobacterium sp. YJ01:
- a CDS encoding DUF2252 domain-containing protein yields MTEKATNSTDNFYDPLASKAERYDKGAAIRKTVPRSSHQEWKPSEDREDPIAILIKTSVGRIEDLLPIRYRRMIESPFAFYRGAAAIMAADLANTPNTGMQLQLCGDCHLMNFGGFATPERKLVFDINDFDETFHGPWEWDVKRLAVSFAIAGKWRKFSNKDCKEFAWHVADSYKRHMLEYSKLSALQIWYADLDLTQLIELGKDEELKEFQQKRIKKAAESTAHEKEFAKMTYHDGVRAKIKDDPPLIYHPSGTDENYTLREAKIIHKRYVESLPEDKQVLLSRYTMHDFAIKVVGVGSVGTLCGISLLMSATGEPIFLQFKEARHSVLESNVKNKPKYKHQGERIVMGQKLMQSASDMFLGWTNDDRGRFFYIRQLRDAKIKPVIEIMKAENMGDYAKACGWALARAHARSGDPSMLSGYIGNNNEFANAISKFSISYAHQNELDYNKLVEAVKEGRLPISTEI; encoded by the coding sequence ATGACCGAAAAAGCAACAAATAGTACCGATAACTTTTATGATCCATTAGCATCAAAAGCAGAGCGTTATGACAAAGGTGCGGCGATTAGGAAAACTGTGCCTCGTTCTTCTCATCAGGAATGGAAGCCATCAGAAGACCGAGAAGATCCAATTGCTATTTTGATCAAAACTAGTGTTGGTAGAATAGAAGATTTGTTGCCTATTCGATATAGAAGAATGATCGAATCGCCTTTTGCTTTTTATAGAGGTGCTGCGGCAATTATGGCGGCCGATTTGGCAAACACTCCAAACACTGGAATGCAATTACAGCTATGCGGAGATTGTCATTTAATGAATTTTGGAGGATTTGCAACTCCAGAACGCAAACTCGTTTTTGATATTAATGATTTTGATGAAACTTTTCACGGGCCGTGGGAATGGGATGTTAAAAGACTAGCCGTAAGTTTTGCAATTGCAGGGAAGTGGAGAAAATTTTCTAACAAAGATTGTAAAGAATTTGCTTGGCATGTCGCAGATAGCTATAAAAGACATATGCTCGAATACAGCAAATTATCGGCATTGCAAATTTGGTATGCAGATCTAGATTTAACGCAACTTATTGAATTAGGAAAAGATGAGGAATTAAAAGAGTTTCAGCAAAAACGAATTAAAAAAGCAGCCGAATCTACTGCTCATGAAAAAGAATTTGCAAAAATGACCTATCATGACGGAGTTCGAGCCAAAATAAAAGATGATCCACCGCTGATTTATCATCCATCAGGAACCGATGAAAATTATACATTAAGAGAAGCCAAAATTATTCATAAACGTTATGTAGAATCGCTTCCAGAAGACAAACAGGTTTTATTAAGCCGATATACCATGCATGACTTTGCCATTAAAGTTGTAGGTGTAGGAAGTGTTGGAACTTTGTGTGGCATCAGTTTATTAATGTCGGCAACTGGAGAACCGATTTTTTTACAGTTTAAAGAAGCCAGACATAGTGTTTTGGAATCCAATGTAAAAAATAAACCTAAATACAAACATCAAGGTGAGCGAATTGTAATGGGACAAAAATTAATGCAATCTGCTTCGGATATGTTTTTAGGATGGACAAATGATGACAGAGGAAGATTTTTTTATATCCGTCAGCTTCGAGATGCTAAGATAAAACCCGTTATCGAAATTATGAAAGCAGAAAACATGGGAGATTATGCCAAAGCTTGCGGTTGGGCGCTTGCACGAGCGCACGCAAGATCAGGCGATCCGTCGATGTTGTCAGGTTATATTGGAAATAATAATGAATTTGCAAATGCGATTTCTAAATTCTCGATTTCTTATGCGCATCAAAATGAATTGGATTACAACAAACTCGTCGAAGCTGTAAAAGAAGGAAGACTGCCAATTTCGACAGAAATATAA
- a CDS encoding DUF1254 domain-containing protein: protein MKKILFLTFVFLAVFSCKKKENITTVSEITTNIAITKSADSAKAIAKEAWTYIFPLAMNYRTMRLYALDKNYPDYAGGFNKFKHYDKIFTPKDTAVVTPNNDTPYSWAILNLSDEPVVLEVPEILNRYYSFQFIDLNTFNFAYVGSRATGDKAGKYLIAGPDWKGEKPNGIDKVIQSETNLVTLLGRTELKMAAGDIENVKKIQAQYKITTWHEFSKTTAPAQKKYAQQFPAFKQTDLASAEFIGLGSNLLQYTSPNNAETDLRIKLAKIGLVPGKEFDAKNYSPEVLKAINEGVQEAGKELEDGANKLTNATDLFGTREELNGDFTKRALGAAAGLYGNTKQEAIYIGTRTDKENAILSGKNKYVIRFPKGQTPPAKYFWSITLYELPSRYLVNNPINRYSIGDRTTGLKYEPNGDLNIYIQNEVPKGKESNWLPAPKNAFYYLIRIYGPNESILNGTWKAPQPELIK from the coding sequence ATGAAAAAAATCTTGTTTTTAACATTCGTTTTTCTTGCTGTTTTTTCTTGTAAAAAGAAAGAAAATATAACAACTGTAAGCGAAATAACAACAAACATAGCAATCACAAAATCGGCAGATTCTGCAAAGGCAATCGCAAAAGAAGCGTGGACTTATATTTTTCCGCTGGCAATGAATTACAGAACAATGCGTTTGTATGCTTTGGACAAAAACTATCCAGATTACGCAGGAGGATTTAATAAATTTAAACATTACGATAAGATTTTTACACCTAAAGATACAGCGGTAGTTACACCAAATAATGATACGCCATATTCTTGGGCAATTTTAAATCTTTCAGACGAACCTGTTGTTTTAGAAGTACCAGAGATTTTAAACAGATATTATTCTTTTCAGTTTATAGACTTAAACACTTTCAATTTCGCTTATGTAGGCAGTCGGGCAACAGGAGATAAAGCAGGTAAATATTTAATTGCTGGGCCAGATTGGAAAGGCGAAAAACCAAACGGAATTGATAAAGTAATTCAGTCAGAAACTAATCTAGTTACTTTATTAGGAAGAACAGAATTAAAAATGGCGGCAGGAGATATTGAAAATGTAAAAAAAATACAGGCTCAATATAAGATTACTACTTGGCATGAATTTTCAAAAACGACAGCCCCAGCACAAAAAAAATATGCTCAACAATTTCCAGCATTTAAACAAACAGATTTAGCTTCTGCAGAATTTATAGGTTTGGGAAGTAATTTACTTCAATATACATCTCCAAATAATGCAGAAACAGATTTGAGAATCAAATTAGCCAAAATCGGACTTGTTCCAGGAAAAGAATTTGATGCTAAAAATTATTCGCCAGAAGTTCTAAAAGCAATCAATGAAGGTGTTCAAGAGGCAGGAAAAGAATTGGAAGATGGCGCTAACAAGCTCACCAATGCAACCGACTTATTTGGAACAAGAGAGGAACTAAATGGCGACTTTACCAAAAGAGCTCTAGGTGCCGCAGCAGGATTATATGGAAACACAAAACAAGAAGCCATTTATATTGGAACAAGAACAGACAAAGAGAATGCTATTTTATCTGGAAAAAATAAATATGTTATTCGATTTCCAAAAGGACAAACGCCACCGGCAAAATATTTCTGGAGTATAACATTGTACGAATTGCCTAGCCGTTATCTGGTTAATAATCCAATAAACAGATATTCGATTGGAGACAGAACTACAGGGTTGAAATATGAACCGAATGGAGACCTAAATATTTACATTCAAAATGAAGTGCCTAAAGGAAAAGAATCCAATTGGCTTCCTGCTCCTAAAAATGCTTTTTATTATTTAATTCGAATTTATGGACCAAATGAATCTATTTTAAATGGAACATGGAAAGCGCCACAGCCTGAATTGATTAAATAA
- a CDS encoding DUF1254 domain-containing protein encodes MKSKCLVILALISLLLNFGCKESTIKNPDSKTVAQSSSEIKMDGDLPSKESIPLLFDEMDFQQATQCYLWGLPIVAFAEWQHQHYKAFNATSNDLVLYNSYHDRLGILTANATTPYVMSFIDLKANGPTVIEMPAGRTAGGLADFWQREQATIGEMGPDKGKGGKYVLVPPTMKDFKADGYYIIPCYTVNMFFGFRTLDPDPKVTEELVKKVKIYPYSQRANPIATKIVSPPADKNWYGIQPTGIKYWERLHAILQDEPVEERDRFFMAWLKNLGIEKGKPFAPDERQKKILIASAEKGQQMAMANSFEKRFADVKHWPDKKWDYVMILSDPSQRTANYDEFFERSSYFYEAVTYSKAMMTKIPNVGQAYLGAYFDNNGNWLDGSKNYTLNIPANPPAVNFWSITVYDSATRCLIDNPQKNADLSSRKDLIKNTDGSVDLYFGPKAPAGKEKNWVQTLPGKHWFTYMRFYGPTTAYFDKSWKMDDIKEIK; translated from the coding sequence ATGAAAAGTAAATGCCTTGTAATTTTAGCTCTAATTTCTTTACTATTAAATTTCGGATGCAAAGAATCAACTATAAAAAATCCAGATTCAAAAACAGTTGCGCAATCCAGTTCAGAAATAAAAATGGATGGTGATTTGCCGTCAAAAGAATCGATTCCTTTATTGTTTGACGAAATGGATTTTCAGCAGGCAACGCAATGTTATTTGTGGGGACTTCCAATTGTGGCTTTCGCCGAATGGCAGCACCAACATTATAAAGCATTCAATGCCACAAGCAATGATCTTGTGTTGTACAACTCCTATCATGACAGATTAGGAATTTTGACAGCAAATGCTACAACTCCTTATGTCATGTCTTTTATAGATTTAAAAGCAAATGGTCCAACAGTTATAGAAATGCCCGCCGGCCGAACTGCTGGAGGACTTGCTGATTTCTGGCAGAGAGAGCAAGCAACCATTGGTGAAATGGGACCAGACAAGGGAAAAGGTGGTAAATATGTTTTGGTTCCGCCAACAATGAAAGATTTTAAAGCAGACGGTTATTACATAATTCCATGTTATACTGTAAATATGTTTTTTGGTTTTAGAACATTAGATCCTGATCCAAAAGTTACTGAAGAACTTGTAAAAAAGGTTAAAATATATCCTTACTCACAAAGAGCAAATCCAATAGCAACAAAAATTGTGAGCCCGCCAGCAGATAAAAATTGGTACGGAATTCAGCCAACTGGGATTAAATATTGGGAACGTCTTCATGCTATTTTGCAAGACGAACCTGTAGAAGAACGCGACCGCTTTTTTATGGCATGGCTTAAAAATCTAGGCATCGAAAAAGGAAAACCTTTTGCACCAGACGAACGTCAGAAGAAAATTTTAATTGCTTCAGCCGAAAAAGGACAGCAAATGGCAATGGCAAACTCTTTTGAAAAACGTTTTGCAGATGTTAAACATTGGCCAGATAAAAAATGGGATTATGTTATGATTCTTTCAGATCCTTCTCAACGTACAGCCAATTATGATGAGTTTTTCGAAAGATCATCTTATTTCTACGAAGCAGTTACTTATTCAAAAGCTATGATGACCAAAATACCAAATGTAGGTCAAGCCTATTTAGGGGCTTATTTTGATAATAACGGAAATTGGTTAGATGGCTCAAAAAACTATACTTTAAATATTCCAGCAAATCCGCCAGCAGTTAATTTTTGGTCGATTACGGTTTACGATTCTGCAACAAGATGCTTGATTGATAATCCTCAAAAAAATGCTGATTTGTCTTCGCGTAAAGATTTGATAAAAAATACGGATGGTTCTGTCGATTTATATTTCGGACCAAAAGCCCCAGCAGGAAAAGAGAAAAATTGGGTTCAGACTTTACCAGGAAAACATTGGTTTACTTATATGCGTTTTTACGGACCAACAACCGCTTACTTTGATAAAAGCTGGAAAATGGATGATATAAAAGAAATAAAATAG
- a CDS encoding HAD family hydrolase, whose translation MKKRVFILSFVVLSLFSCKKSEPATSTTTESKQTETVVNGDPLPSWNDTALKKDIIAYVEKVTKEGSPDFIPVNSRIATFDNDGTLWAEKPLVQELFAFYRVKKMVEANPALAQKQPFKAVLEKDKSYFAKGGDKALIELVAATHTGMSEDEFETSVAEFFKVAKIPGKETALKSIRYQPQLELLNYLRANGFKTFIVTGGTIEVVRGISEDFYGIPKEQVVGTSFKYKYDPEKNVVLREPALDLFNDKEGKPVSIQLHIGQRPVFACGNEGGAGDLAMLKYSQGSKYPSFQMLVNHNDSIREYNYQEKDNLSLNTAAKNKYHVIDMKEDWKKVFAD comes from the coding sequence ATGAAGAAAAGAGTATTTATCTTATCATTCGTCGTTTTATCTTTATTCTCTTGTAAAAAATCTGAACCTGCAACCTCTACAACGACAGAAAGCAAACAAACTGAAACGGTTGTAAATGGCGATCCGTTGCCAAGTTGGAATGATACTGCGCTAAAAAAAGACATCATTGCTTATGTTGAAAAAGTAACCAAAGAAGGAAGTCCTGATTTTATTCCGGTAAATAGCAGAATTGCGACTTTTGATAATGATGGAACGCTTTGGGCCGAAAAACCTTTAGTTCAGGAATTATTTGCTTTTTATAGAGTAAAAAAAATGGTAGAAGCTAATCCTGCTTTAGCTCAAAAACAACCCTTTAAAGCAGTGCTCGAAAAAGATAAAAGCTATTTTGCAAAAGGTGGAGACAAAGCGCTTATCGAATTGGTGGCAGCGACACATACAGGAATGTCTGAAGATGAATTTGAAACTTCTGTTGCCGAATTTTTTAAAGTCGCAAAAATTCCGGGAAAAGAAACTGCGCTGAAAAGCATACGTTACCAACCTCAATTGGAATTGCTTAATTATCTGCGTGCCAACGGATTTAAAACATTTATTGTAACAGGCGGAACAATAGAAGTGGTTAGAGGAATTTCTGAAGATTTTTACGGTATTCCAAAAGAACAAGTTGTCGGAACTTCTTTTAAATACAAATACGATCCAGAAAAAAATGTAGTATTGAGAGAACCAGCTTTAGATTTATTTAATGATAAAGAAGGAAAACCTGTAAGCATTCAATTGCATATTGGACAGCGACCTGTTTTCGCTTGCGGAAATGAAGGCGGAGCAGGAGATCTTGCCATGCTAAAATATTCCCAAGGAAGTAAATATCCTTCGTTTCAAATGCTTGTAAATCATAATGATTCAATACGAGAATACAATTATCAAGAAAAAGATAATTTATCACTCAATACAGCAGCAAAAAACAAATACCATGTTATCGACATGAAAGAAGATTGGAAAAAGGTTTTTGCAGACTAA
- a CDS encoding arylsulfatase, with protein MKQIKRKCGLKNTLQVFTLLFFAGVSLTAQKKPNILVLWGDDIGTTNISAYSDGVMGYTTPNIDRLANEGLRFLHYYGEQSCTAGRAAFLTGQHGLRTGLTKVGFPGAPMGMSQLDPSIGGIMKSLGYTTGQFGKNHVGDRNESLPTVNGFDEFFGNLYHLNAEEEPELPDYPKDPEYLKKFGPRGVLKCTATNVDDATTDPRFGRVGKQKIEDTGALTKKRMETVDDETSAAAIDFIKRQNAAGKPFFCWFNATRMHLRTHVRPEHRGRYTHGDSEYIDGMIEHDETIGSILKALDELGIADNTIVVYSTDNGPHMNTWPDAAMTPYRSEKNTNWEGAFRVPCIVRWPGHIKAGAVTTELMSHNDWIPTFASIAGEPDLTNKLLKGYSANGKTYKVHLDGYDQSNFLLGKTQKSARDKFFYTDDDGLLVGLREGDYKYVFAEQRLGGTMGVWAEPFTKLRLQKIFNLYQDPFERADITSNTFWDWQMNHVQLMYGAIQDVVVFAETFKDYPPRSIPPSFSAYTIMEEAMKDIKAKQYIEKNVMPKLKEEEQTASKKKK; from the coding sequence ATGAAACAAATCAAACGAAAATGCGGATTAAAAAATACTCTACAAGTATTTACATTACTATTTTTTGCAGGAGTTTCTTTAACAGCTCAAAAAAAACCAAATATTTTGGTGCTTTGGGGAGATGATATCGGGACAACTAATATTAGCGCTTACAGCGACGGCGTTATGGGATATACAACCCCAAACATCGATCGTTTAGCCAATGAAGGGCTACGTTTCTTACATTATTATGGAGAACAAAGCTGTACCGCAGGGCGTGCGGCGTTTTTAACAGGACAGCACGGTCTTAGAACAGGATTGACAAAAGTAGGTTTCCCTGGAGCGCCAATGGGAATGAGTCAGTTAGATCCTTCTATTGGAGGTATTATGAAAAGCTTAGGTTATACAACGGGGCAGTTTGGTAAAAATCACGTAGGTGATCGTAATGAAAGTTTACCGACTGTAAATGGTTTTGATGAATTCTTTGGAAATCTGTATCACTTAAATGCAGAAGAAGAACCAGAATTGCCAGATTATCCTAAAGATCCAGAATATTTGAAAAAATTTGGTCCGAGAGGAGTTTTAAAATGTACAGCAACAAATGTTGATGATGCTACTACAGATCCTCGTTTTGGAAGAGTTGGAAAACAAAAAATAGAAGATACAGGAGCTCTTACTAAAAAAAGAATGGAAACAGTTGATGATGAAACATCTGCTGCTGCTATTGATTTTATTAAAAGACAAAATGCAGCTGGAAAACCATTTTTCTGTTGGTTTAATGCTACACGTATGCACTTGCGTACACATGTTAGACCAGAACACCGAGGAAGATATACTCACGGAGACAGTGAATATATTGATGGTATGATTGAGCATGATGAAACTATCGGAAGCATTCTTAAAGCATTAGATGAATTAGGAATTGCAGATAATACAATCGTTGTTTATTCTACAGATAATGGCCCTCATATGAATACATGGCCAGATGCAGCAATGACACCATACCGTTCTGAGAAAAACACCAACTGGGAAGGAGCTTTCCGTGTACCTTGTATTGTTCGTTGGCCAGGACATATTAAAGCAGGAGCTGTAACTACTGAATTAATGAGCCATAATGACTGGATCCCAACTTTTGCTTCTATTGCAGGTGAACCAGATTTAACAAATAAACTTCTAAAAGGATATTCTGCAAACGGAAAAACTTACAAAGTGCATTTAGATGGTTATGATCAAAGTAATTTTTTACTTGGCAAAACTCAAAAAAGCGCCAGAGACAAATTCTTTTATACAGATGATGATGGTCTTTTGGTAGGTTTAAGAGAAGGAGATTATAAATATGTTTTTGCAGAACAACGTTTAGGCGGTACAATGGGAGTTTGGGCAGAACCTTTTACAAAACTGCGTTTGCAGAAAATATTCAATTTATATCAAGATCCTTTCGAAAGAGCAGATATAACTTCAAACACCTTCTGGGATTGGCAGATGAACCATGTCCAGTTGATGTACGGTGCAATTCAAGATGTAGTTGTATTTGCAGAAACGTTTAAAGATTATCCTCCAAGATCAATTCCTCCAAGTTTCTCTGCTTACACTATTATGGAAGAAGCCATGAAGGATATAAAAGCAAAACAATACATAGAGAAAAATGTAATGCCTAAATTAAAAGAGGAAGAACAGACAGCTTCAAAAAAGAAAAAATAG
- the pyk gene encoding pyruvate kinase, which translates to MLTNKKTKIVATLGPACSTREIIKDMIEAGVNVFRINFSHADYEGVKEKINIIRSLNEEFGYTTAILGDLQGPKLRVGVMEEGTVVNDGDEITFTTAEDIVGNAKKAFMKYQNFPNDVNVGERILLDDGKLIFEIVSTDKKTEVVAKVIQGGELKSKKGVNLPNTKISLPALTEKDIADAIFAIEQKVDWIALSFVKTPRDLQDLQELIAKHSDVKIPIVAKIEMPEALENMDKIVAYCDGLMVARGDLGVELPAHEVPLVQKDLIRRAKTARIPVIVATQMMETMITSLTPTRAEVNDVANSVMDGADAVMLSGETATGNYPVQVIQRMTQICEAVENSPLIQVPQNTPQIKTNRFVTKTVCHQAALLANEIEAKAICTLTNSGYTAFQVSAWRPSTAHILVFTSNRRILTQLNLLWGVKSFYYDNEESTDDTVTDVNQIAVEKGYAQKGDYLINLAAMPIKEKGMVNTMRVSQID; encoded by the coding sequence ATGCTAACAAACAAGAAAACCAAAATTGTTGCTACACTTGGCCCCGCTTGTAGTACAAGAGAGATCATTAAAGACATGATCGAAGCAGGTGTTAATGTGTTTAGAATCAATTTTTCGCATGCAGATTACGAAGGAGTAAAAGAAAAGATTAACATTATTAGAAGCCTAAACGAGGAGTTTGGTTACACTACAGCAATTTTAGGAGATTTGCAAGGACCAAAACTTAGAGTTGGTGTAATGGAAGAAGGTACTGTTGTTAATGACGGTGATGAAATTACTTTTACAACTGCAGAAGATATTGTCGGAAATGCAAAAAAAGCATTCATGAAATATCAAAATTTCCCAAATGATGTTAATGTTGGAGAACGTATTTTGCTTGACGATGGTAAACTTATTTTCGAAATTGTTTCAACAGATAAAAAAACAGAAGTTGTTGCTAAAGTTATTCAAGGTGGAGAATTAAAATCTAAAAAAGGGGTTAATCTTCCAAACACAAAAATTTCTTTACCAGCTTTAACAGAAAAAGATATTGCTGATGCGATTTTCGCAATTGAGCAAAAAGTAGACTGGATTGCACTTTCATTCGTGAAAACTCCTCGCGATTTACAAGATTTGCAAGAATTAATTGCGAAGCATTCAGATGTTAAAATTCCAATTGTTGCTAAAATTGAAATGCCAGAAGCTCTTGAGAACATGGACAAAATTGTAGCATATTGCGATGGTTTAATGGTGGCTCGTGGAGATCTTGGTGTTGAGCTTCCTGCTCACGAAGTGCCATTGGTACAAAAAGATTTGATCAGAAGAGCTAAAACAGCTAGAATTCCAGTTATCGTTGCTACACAAATGATGGAAACAATGATTACGAGTTTAACTCCAACAAGAGCAGAAGTAAACGACGTTGCGAACTCAGTAATGGACGGTGCAGATGCGGTAATGTTGTCTGGAGAAACTGCTACAGGAAATTATCCAGTGCAAGTTATTCAGAGAATGACTCAAATTTGCGAAGCTGTAGAAAACTCTCCGCTTATTCAAGTTCCTCAAAATACACCACAAATCAAAACAAATCGTTTTGTAACTAAAACTGTTTGTCACCAAGCAGCTTTATTAGCAAATGAAATAGAAGCTAAAGCAATTTGTACTTTAACAAATAGTGGTTATACAGCTTTCCAAGTTTCAGCTTGGAGACCATCAACAGCGCATATATTAGTATTTACTTCAAACAGAAGAATCCTAACACAATTGAATTTATTATGGGGAGTAAAATCTTTCTACTATGATAATGAAGAAAGTACAGATGATACTGTAACAGATGTAAATCAAATTGCAGTTGAAAAAGGTTATGCTCAAAAAGGAGATTATTTAATTAACCTTGCAGCAATGCCAATTAAAGAAAAAGGAATGGTTAATACAATGAGAGTTTCTCAAATAGATTAA
- a CDS encoding IPExxxVDY family protein gives MAIHKLDLDEFDEIDYYLMAIHTSLEDYRLAYFINKILPINLSKSKNEIHAQTKEGEANFSRFYYYDEEKAVSWNLIQNKNEIISVSTNDFQNLFSNETSEVSTTIHLLPEFKKVDFFLKIDNSEEALNFSEIQQKLKTIESIAAIYAVDTDNIKSKNNLIF, from the coding sequence ATGGCTATTCATAAATTGGATTTAGACGAATTTGACGAAATTGATTATTATTTAATGGCAATTCATACTTCATTAGAAGATTATAGATTAGCCTATTTTATCAATAAAATCCTTCCGATAAACTTAAGTAAGAGCAAAAACGAGATCCATGCTCAAACTAAGGAAGGTGAAGCAAATTTTTCTAGATTCTATTATTATGATGAAGAAAAAGCTGTTTCCTGGAATTTAATTCAGAATAAAAACGAAATCATTTCTGTGAGTACAAATGATTTTCAGAATTTGTTTTCTAATGAAACAAGTGAGGTTTCGACAACAATTCATTTACTTCCTGAATTTAAAAAAGTCGATTTTTTCCTGAAAATTGATAATAGCGAAGAGGCGCTTAATTTTTCAGAAATTCAACAAAAATTAAAAACAATCGAAAGTATTGCAGCAATTTATGCTGTTGATACGGACAATATAAAATCAAAAAACAATCTAATTTTTTAA
- the rnc gene encoding ribonuclease III gives MNIIKKIFSKSRSLEDGIFFDTIQKILGFQPTNIDFYRRAFTHRSSNKLDQSGQPINYERLEFLGDAMLSAVIAAHLFNKAPNGDEGYLTKMRSKIVSREHLNELGKDLNLVQFVESKVPIQHFGENIHGNIFESLIGAIYLDKGYSFCEKFIEKRVVTPYVDIARLEGKVISYKSLVIEWCQKEKRVFHYDIFEDNGIDGQRLFGVKLSIDDKVVARARATSKKKAEEKASQRAYFAFQEKIDKK, from the coding sequence ATGAATATTATCAAAAAAATATTTTCTAAATCCCGTTCTCTAGAAGACGGGATTTTTTTTGACACTATTCAGAAAATTCTTGGTTTTCAGCCAACTAACATTGATTTTTATAGAAGAGCGTTTACACATCGCTCATCTAATAAGTTAGATCAAAGCGGTCAGCCTATTAATTACGAACGCTTGGAATTTTTAGGAGACGCGATGTTAAGTGCCGTAATTGCAGCACATTTATTTAATAAAGCTCCAAATGGCGACGAAGGTTATTTAACCAAAATGCGTTCAAAAATTGTAAGTCGTGAGCATTTGAACGAATTAGGGAAGGATTTGAATTTAGTGCAATTTGTAGAGAGTAAAGTGCCAATTCAACATTTTGGAGAAAACATTCACGGTAATATTTTTGAATCTTTAATTGGAGCAATTTATTTGGACAAAGGCTATTCTTTCTGCGAGAAATTTATTGAAAAAAGAGTCGTTACGCCTTATGTAGATATTGCACGATTAGAAGGGAAAGTTATAAGTTATAAAAGCCTTGTTATCGAATGGTGTCAGAAAGAAAAAAGAGTTTTTCATTATGACATTTTTGAAGATAACGGTATTGACGGACAACGCTTATTTGGTGTAAAGCTTAGTATTGATGATAAAGTTGTAGCAAGAGCGCGAGCAACTTCAAAAAAGAAAGCTGAAGAAAAAGCATCACAAAGAGCTTATTTTGCGTTTCAAGAAAAAATTGACAAGAAATAG
- the fabF gene encoding beta-ketoacyl-ACP synthase II — MALRRVVVTGLGALTPIGNNIQEYWDALVNGVSGAAPITYYDTEKHKTKFACEVKNFNIEDYMDRKESRRLDKFAQYAIAASDEAIKDAGITNDNVNKQRVGVIWGAGIGGLETFQEEVLYYAKGDGTPKFNPFFIPKMIADIAPAHISMRNGYMGPNYTTVSACASSANALIDAFNYIRLGMCDVIVSGGSEAAVTIAGMGGFSSMHALSTRNESPETASRPFDATRDGFVLGEGAGALVLEDYEHAKARGAKIYCEIGGGGMSSDAYHLTAPHPEGIGVIAVMENTLRDAGMTPDQVDHINTHGTSTPLGDVAELKAISAVFGEHAKNININSTKSMTGHLLGAAGAIEAIASILAMKHGIVPPTINHTVVDENIDPSLNLTLNKPQKREVNVAMSNTFGFGGHNACVLFKKLAD; from the coding sequence ATGGCATTAAGGCGAGTTGTTGTAACAGGATTAGGTGCACTTACTCCTATCGGGAATAATATCCAAGAATATTGGGATGCACTTGTGAATGGGGTTAGCGGAGCGGCTCCTATAACATATTATGATACAGAAAAGCATAAAACGAAATTTGCCTGCGAAGTGAAAAACTTCAATATTGAAGATTACATGGATCGCAAGGAATCTCGTCGATTAGATAAATTTGCACAATACGCTATTGCTGCCAGTGATGAAGCTATTAAAGATGCTGGAATTACAAATGATAATGTAAACAAACAAAGAGTTGGTGTTATCTGGGGAGCAGGAATTGGAGGTTTAGAAACTTTTCAAGAAGAAGTTTTGTATTATGCAAAAGGCGATGGAACTCCAAAGTTCAATCCGTTCTTTATTCCTAAAATGATTGCCGATATTGCGCCTGCACATATCTCTATGCGAAATGGATATATGGGACCAAATTATACAACGGTTTCTGCTTGTGCATCTTCTGCAAATGCATTAATTGATGCTTTCAACTACATTCGTTTAGGAATGTGCGATGTTATTGTTTCTGGCGGTTCTGAAGCTGCTGTAACAATTGCAGGTATGGGAGGTTTTAGTTCTATGCACGCTTTGTCTACAAGAAATGAAAGCCCAGAAACAGCTTCAAGACCTTTTGATGCAACCAGAGATGGTTTTGTTTTAGGTGAAGGAGCAGGAGCTTTGGTTCTTGAAGATTATGAGCATGCAAAAGCAAGAGGTGCAAAAATTTATTGCGAAATTGGAGGAGGCGGTATGTCATCTGATGCTTACCACTTAACAGCACCACATCCAGAAGGAATTGGAGTGATTGCAGTAATGGAAAACACTTTAAGAGATGCTGGAATGACTCCAGATCAAGTTGATCACATTAACACCCACGGTACTTCGACTCCTCTAGGAGACGTTGCTGAGTTAAAAGCGATCAGTGCAGTTTTTGGAGAACATGCTAAAAACATCAATATCAATTCAACAAAATCAATGACAGGACACTTACTTGGTGCTGCCGGAGCTATTGAAGCAATTGCTTCTATTTTGGCAATGAAGCATGGAATTGTTCCTCCAACGATTAATCATACAGTTGTAGACGAAAATATTGATCCATCTTTAAACCTTACTTTAAACAAACCTCAAAAAAGAGAGGTAAATGTTGCTATGAGTAATACATTTGGTTTTGGTGGACACAATGCTTGCGTATTGTTTAAAAAATTAGCTGACTAA